Proteins found in one Anaerolineae bacterium genomic segment:
- a CDS encoding ABC transporter permease: protein MLKPRWRKVLRDLWLNRIRTIVVVFSIAVGVFAVGVISTSQIVLSEQLNEAYLATNPTSAFILTFDSFDADVVEAVKKMPEVGAAEARRGIYVRLKTGENKWTVLQLNAIDDFDNIEVDKVWPQEGKWPPDEQEILIERSAMRLINAEIGDELIIKDPEGKERKVRLGGTAHDTYALMYTFQNFAYGYATFDTLEWLGQPRDFNDLRFTVAK from the coding sequence ATGCTTAAACCTCGCTGGCGCAAGGTTTTGCGCGATTTATGGTTAAATCGGATCCGCACGATAGTGGTGGTTTTTTCAATTGCGGTGGGGGTTTTTGCCGTGGGCGTGATATCTACCTCGCAAATTGTTTTATCAGAGCAGTTGAATGAGGCCTATTTAGCCACCAATCCAACCAGCGCCTTTATCCTTACTTTTGACTCGTTTGACGCCGACGTGGTTGAAGCCGTCAAAAAGATGCCTGAAGTAGGCGCTGCCGAGGCGCGGCGGGGTATTTACGTTCGCCTGAAAACGGGTGAAAATAAATGGACGGTTTTACAGTTAAACGCCATTGACGATTTTGACAATATAGAGGTTGATAAGGTCTGGCCCCAAGAGGGCAAATGGCCGCCTGACGAACAAGAAATTTTGATTGAGCGTTCGGCAATGAGGTTAATAAATGCTGAAATAGGCGATGAGCTGATCATCAAAGACCCCGAAGGCAAAGAGCGAAAAGTTCGGCTGGGGGGCACGGCCCATGATACATATGCCTTAATGTACACCTTCCAGAATTTTGCTTATGGTTACGCCACTTTTGATACCCTGGAATGGCTGGGCCAGCCCCGCGATTTTAACGATTTGCGGTTTACCGTGGCCAAA